A stretch of the Fusarium musae strain F31 chromosome 2, whole genome shotgun sequence genome encodes the following:
- a CDS encoding hypothetical protein (CAZy:CE1~MEROPS:MER0043126), translated as MAFTTNATINSFGGRFLKLSHKSAVTGTPMNATLYLPGSASSSKPAPLLIYLSGLTCTPDNVTEKGFLHAHASKLGLALLYPDTSPRELDLPGEHDSYDFGSGAGFYIDAKKDPYSKHYKMESYITNELPDLIFKEFKEVDSSRVSISGHSMGGHGALTLFLKNPGKYKSVSAWAPISNPSQCPWGDKAFKGYLGEDKEEWKKHDATELIKSWKGNFPALIDVGTGDNFYKQGQLLPENLEKAVKDAGIEGLTLRYQDGYDHSYFFISTFGEDHVKHAAKALGLL; from the exons ATGGCTTTCACTACGAATGCTACTATCAACAGCTTCGGCGGACGcttcctcaagctctccCACAAGTCTGCCGTCACCGGCACACCCATGAACGCAACTCTCTACCTCCCAggctcagcatcatcttctaagccagctcctcttctcatctACCTCTCCGGCCTCACATGCACGCCCGACAACGTCACAGAGAAGGGCTTCCTCCATGCTCACGCCTCCAAGCTcggtcttgctcttctctaCCCAGACACATCTCCCCGCGAGCTGGACTTACCCGGTGAGCACGACTCATATGACTTTGGCAGCGGAGCTGGCTTCTACatcgatgccaagaaggaccCTTACAGCAAGCACTACAAGATGGAGTCGTATATCACCAACGAGCTTCCcgacctcatcttcaaggagtTTAAGGAGGTTGACTCCTCGCGAGTTTCTATCTCTGGCCACTCTATGGGTGGACATGGTGCACTGACTCTGTTCCTCAAGAACCCCGGCAAGTACAAGAGTGTCAGCGCCTGGGCTCCTATCTCCAACCCTTCTCAGTGCCCTTGGGGTGACAAGGCCTTCAAGGGTTACTTGGGtgaggacaaggaggagtGGAAGAAGCACGATGCCActgagctcatcaagagctGGAAGGGCAACTTCCCTGCTCTCATTGATGTT GGCACTGGTGACAACTTCTACAAGCAAGGCCAGCTTCTCCCCGAGAACCTTGagaaggctgtcaaggatgcCGGCATTGAGGGCTTGACTCTCCGCTACCAGGAT GGCTATGACCACTCttacttcttcatctctaCCTTCGGCGAAGACCACGTCAAGCACGCCGCCAAGGCTCTCGGACTCTTGTGA
- a CDS encoding hypothetical protein (EggNog:ENOG41~BUSCO:EOG09264V30), which translates to MAPVDRVDHNALEQQLKDIIQDLYQIMVQVSTYDSVGRSSREVLINEIKTLSDSLRTVHSSASPPNNLPSVPPELVEYVEHGRNPDIYTREFVELVRRGNQLMRGKLNAFGTFRDILAENITSAMPELRDDVAQVVEATGGVPPGRRNGEQPQQNGNATNHASSSAA; encoded by the exons atggcgccTGTCGATCGCGTAGACCACAATGCCCTTGAGC AACAGCTCAAGGACATCATCCAAGATCTCTACCAAATAATGGTACAAGTCTCAACCTACGACTCCGTCGGCCGATCCAGCAGGGAGGTTCTCATCAACGAAAT CAAAACCCTCTCCGACTCCCTTCGCACCGTTCATTCCTCCGCCTCTCCCCCAAACAATTTACCTTCAGTGCCCCCAGAACTTGTCGAGTATGTCGAGCACGGCCGTAATCCAGATATCTACACCCGAGAATTCGTCGAGCTGGTGCGCCGAGGTAATCAGCTTATGCGCGGCAAGCTCAACGCCTTTGGAACCTTTCGCGACATCTTGGCGGAGAACATCACCTCGGCTATGCCTGAGTTGCGTGACGATGTGGCCCAGGTCGTCGAGGCCACTGGGGGCGTGCCGCCTGGGAGGAGAAACGGTGAGCAGCCGCAACAAAACGGCAATGCTACCAACCATGCATCATCGTCTGCTGCTTGA
- a CDS encoding hypothetical protein (EggNog:ENOG41) has product MSVPVTYKPSPLGYGSSPTRSSPFRRAESPASPSPLRHTTPTGSPTKAGPFGSTSRFARPTTPTSTQPSWTPKAKTPVRDEMNSSPSRMSPVAVAPRTPVSKSLGNGNALSQLQATQVRTLRDAFQIMDRDCDGVVNREDVTDMLNQLGLPSNPADVSKFFPPSAPQTITLAVFLNSLADALAALSPSAELLSAFSAFDDDDSGQVDLVELRKALLDTAPEPGEKALTASEVDKIMNGFTGRRAFNRNMNAHLGAKRGEVFKYQEFVGSIMGSNNGSDNQSHDNEDDEVFV; this is encoded by the exons ATG TCTGTGCCGGTAACATACAAGCCTTCTCCTCTGGGCTATGGCTCTTCACCTACTCGAAGCTCTCCATTTCGTCGCGCCGAATCTCCTGCATCGCCCTCTCCCCTAAGACACACTACTCCCACCGGATCACCGACAAAGGCAGGACCTTTCGGCTCGACTTCGCGCTTTGCTAGACCTACAACTCCCACAAGCACACAACCCAGTTGGACACCAAAGGCCAAGACTCCTGTTAGAGACGAGATGAATTCTTCGCCTTCGCGTATGTCTCCAGTGGCCGTGGCCCCAAGGACTCCAGTATCAAAGTCGcttggcaatggcaatgcTCTATCGCAACTGCAAGCAACCCAGGTCCGAACATTGAGAGATGCTTTCCAGATCATGGACCGAGATTGCGATGGTGTCGTAAACCGCGAGGATGTTACTGATATGCTCAACCAGCTGG GTCTGCCTTCAAACCCAGCTGACGTATCCAAGTTCTTTCCTCCATCAGCACCCCAGACAATCACTCTCGCAGTTTTCCTCAACTCGCTTGCCGACGCACTTGCAGCACTTTCACCAAGCGCCGAGCTGCTGTCTGCCTTCTCTGCctttgatgacgacgataGCGGCCAGGTCGACTTGGTCGAGCTGCGAAAAGCACTTCTTGACACAGCACCCGAGCCCGGTGAGAAGGCTCTAACTGCCAGTGAAGTTGATAAGATCATGAATGGGTTCACTGGACGACGAGCTTTCAACCGCAACATGAACGCTCACCTTGGTGCAAAAAGAGGTGAGGTGTTCAAGTACCAGGAATTTGTTGGCTCTATCATGGGCTCCAATAACGGTTCGGATAACCAGTCTCATGataatgaggatgatgaagtttTCGTGTAA
- a CDS encoding hypothetical protein (BUSCO:EOG09263690), which yields MASSFQSTLPFLTKTTSNSGANNHHGHGHKHSLSNFSNASVSNRRTSLASFHSSRPESQMSQASPPPSRSPLPPAEIDRISDPNSQSKTPSTGLSSQHSSLSAPRRINHHARPSRKLRSQYPRSSTENHVEYILVASFDIDRGPVMEHQYPVAITGDENMLAELMLPDQAHARNQDWTIFFLHKDTSQEEEDEERKLKENRKQRRKRRRDRAAGTIDEEDEENEEDLPEDEWEDGDEDDTESTDSEPEGGEGPPLIYVLNLVNTKHDKSVKRGAIPLLLLALEEYFKAPVPETLAMLYDSVNAMDLSLMPKLSLLERHLLQASDNKDLFVEKFEQMIQMRIAEDQLEEAADQSLDATRSPTKLTGISRAGTKAHVEGGQSIYSVPRDTHEFESKVMYKGIPIPIKVPVAVMPETVGDFSLIKLIQNFSDSHQKSPQPFALHPHLTTNGVNTHPIIVLANALLTQKRIIFLGYNMPSGEVAEAVLAACALASGGILRGFTRHAFPYTDLTKIDDLLNVPGFIAGVTNPTFELHPEWWDVLCDLPSGRVKISTKIDPAPVTEGLLYFQQQNAAFAAIASGTTNTSQDYTGDNAFMADVLRSIAARHGERVIRAKWRDWVGKFTQIAAKFEESVYGASALYIGGEDQDLMPPGANGHGYVWADDTAKHKELAGNVTRIEGWRNTRSYYSFIQDLAQIYTIRPLKGLDLAHLHDRLRMQRLTPAQSRDIYLTISKHVHTYDEICLLLSVAPESHAGLFYLALGLFHKDREVRLRTADLLERISDHEAGQHWWRSLSRFEKLAYMRLRREVDAEMQAKLEKEGISAEIERIVS from the exons ATGGCTTCTTCGTTCCAGTCAACGTTGCCATTCTTGACCAAAACAACCAGCAACAGCGGCGCAAACAACCACCACGGTCACGGTCATAAACACAGCCTCAGCAATTTCTCCAATGCTTCAGTCTCCAACCGAAGAACCTCCCTGGCTTCGTTTCACTCTTCGCGCCCCGAATCGCAAATGTCACAGGCCTCGCCGCCTCCCTCGAGGtcacctcttcctcctgcaGAGATCGATCGCATTTCCGATCCCAATTCGCAGTCAAAGACGCCTTCGACGGGCCTGTCCTCGCAGCATTCATCACTTTCCGCTCCTCGAAGGATCAACCATCATGCACGACCATCGAGAAAGCTTCGCTCCCAATACCCGCGAAGCTCCACGGAAAACCATGTCGAATACATCCTTGTCGCATCTTTCGATATCGATCGAGGTCCTGTCATGGAGCATCAATACCCAGTTGCGATCACAGGGGACGAAAATATGCTGGCAGAGCTCATGTTGCCCGATCAAGCCCACGCCCGCAACCAGGACTGGAcaatcttctttcttcacaAGGATACAAGtcaggaagaggaggacgaggagcgcaaacttaaagaaaatcGAAAACAAAGGCGAAAGAGGAGGCGTGATAGAGCAGCCGGTACAatagacgaggaggatgaagaaaacGAAGAGGATCTACCAGAGGACGAATGGGAGGAcggtgatgaagacgacacCGAATCTACTGATAGCGAACCTGAGGGCGGAGAGGGCCCTCCCCTAATTTATGTGCTTAATCTGGTCAATACCAAACATGACAAGTCGGTCAAGAGAGGGGCCATT CCACTGTTACTGTTGGCTCTGGAAGAATACTTCAAAGCACCTGTTCCAGAGACATTGGCCATGCTATACGATTCAGTAAACGCCATGGATTTGTCTCTGATGCCTAAACTCAGTCTTCTCGAGCGCCACTTATTACAAGCAAGTGACAACAAGGATCTCTTTGTGGAGAAATTCGAGCAGATGATTCAAATGCGGATAGCCGAAGACCAGCTCGAGGAGGCAGCAGACCAGTCATTGGATGCGACAAGGAGTCCGACAAAACTGACTGGTATCTCAAGAGCTGGTACAAAGGCCCATGTCGAGGGCGGCCAGTCGATTTACTCTGTTCCCCGCGACACGCATGAGTTTGAGAGCAAGGTCATGTACAAGGGCATACCGATCCCTATCAAAGTGCCTGTTGCTGTCATGCCAGAAACCGTCGGTGACTTTTCACTCATCAAACTCATTCAAAACTTTTCAGATTCTCACCAAAAGTCGCCCCAACCATTTGCGCTGCACCCTCACCTCACAACGAACGGAGTCAATACGCACCCTATCATTGTGCTGGCAAATGCACTCTTGACACAAAAGAGAATCATCTTTCTAGGGTACAACATGCCCTCGGGCGAGGTCGCAGAAGCTGTCTTAGCCGCGTGTGCGTTGGCATCGGGTGGTATACTTCGTGGGTTTACACGACATGCTTTTCCTTACACCGACTTGACCAAAATCGACGACCTGCTCAACGTACCCGGTTTTATCGCTGGTGTAACGAATCCCACCTTCGAGCTTCACCCCGAGTGGTGGGACGTCTTGTGCGATTTACCAAGTGGAAGGGTCAAGATCAGTACAAAGATCGACCCTGCCCCTGTGACAGAGGGCCTGCTGTACTTCCAGCAACAAAATGCAGCTTTTGCTGCCATTGCAAGCGGTACCACGAACACAAGCCAGGACTATACGGGCGATAATGCCTTCATGGCTGATGTTCTTAGGAGCATAGCTGCGAGACATGGCGAACGTGTGATCCGAGCAAAGTGGCGCGACTGGGTCGGCAAGTTTACTCAAATCGCAGCCAAATTCGAGGAAAGCGTTTATGGAGCTAGTGCCTTGTACATTGGAGGCGAAGATCAGGACTTGATGCCGCCAGGGGCCAATGGGCATGGTTATGTCTGGGCGGATGATACAGCTAAGCATAAGGAGCTTGCTGGTAATGTGACAAGAATCGAAGGATGGCGCAATACTCGAAGTTATTACAGCTTCATCCAA GATCTGGCACAGATATATACCATCAGGCCCCTGAAGGGTCTTGACTTGGCCCATCTTCACGACCGTTTGCGAATGCAACGCTTGACCCCTGCGCAGAGCAGAGATATTTATCTTACCATCTCCAAACACGTCCACACATACGATGAGATTTGTCTACTGCTTAGTGTGGCCCCTGAGTCACACGCTGGATTGTTCTACCTTGCACTTGGTCTATTCCACAAGGACCGCGAAGTCCGTCTGAGAACAGCAGATCTCTTGGAGCGTATATCCGATCATGAAGCCGGACAGCATTGGTGGAGGAGTCTCAGTCGCTTCGAGAAGCTAGCTTATATGCGGCTACGTCGAGAGGTGGATGCTGAGATGCAAGCAAAGCTTGAAAAGGAAGGTATAAGCGCTGAAATTGAGAGAATAGTAAGCTGA
- a CDS encoding hypothetical protein (BUSCO:EOG09265552) encodes MSDFGDDDVGGAGGDEPMYEEEEITEYYDPEVLEEEDGDQQQNGQDQDNVVVSGDPSAAANALKGGDKLLKDKKIPENERTTTPYMTKYERARILGTRALQISMNAPVLVDLEGETDPLQIAIKEMREKKIPLIVRRYMPDG; translated from the exons ATGTCTGATTTcggcgatgacgatgttggcgGCGCTGGCGG CGACGAGCCCATgtacgaggaggaggagatcacCGAGTACTACGACCCCGAGgtcctcgaggaggaggatggtgaCCAGCAACAAAACGGACAAGACCAGGACAATGTCGTAGTCTCAGGAGATCCTTCTGCAGCTGCCAACGCGCTGAAGGGCGGCGACAAGCTactcaaagacaagaagattCCCGAGAACGAGCGAACTACCACACCCTACATGACCAAGTACGAAAGGGCACGCATCCTCGGTACACGCGCTCTGCAGATCAG CATGAATGCGCCTGTGCTAGTTGATCTCGAGGGCGAGACTGATCCGCTTCAAATCGCGATCAAGGAGATGCGGGAAAAGAAGATCCCCTTGATCGTGCGGCGATACATGCCCGATGGCTAG
- a CDS encoding hypothetical protein (EggNog:ENOG41), with translation MKNFFGSGKKPTSSSTPPPPLSSTRKSATFEERDRENYDPAEQPPAYSEPSSPARAKSPSKSSKRLSRPASYAAESTKSSSRSSRLSRQSTDPGHSHSHSSSRRHKYEPDTHPLNLPPEERKRLSALAAAMNGNSMDVDSEPVNGARSTTPPNPKAQTNFSVPIPNGSSHDDGAPPPPPHKSNPGSPTITPEEDAEAYKAAGNRFFKEKNYYKAIEQYSKAVDLFPFSSTYLGNRAAAYMSNGQYEHALEDCSRAADYDPQNAKILLRLARIYTAMGRPEEAMTTFNRIEPPPSAKDMAPAKEMLHHIQSARDILARGSGSGMSMVLHALDLAERGLGPGVTKPRKWQLMRGEAYLLMGRENSLGEAQNIAMNLLRNNSQDPEALVLRGRVLYGQGENDKAIQFFRMAINCDPDFRDAVKWLRIVQRLDRMKEEGNTDFKAGRLQQAIEKYTNALEIDPSNKSMNSKLLQNRAQCKIKLKQYDDAIADCERAINLDPGYTKARKTKANALGGAERWEDAVKEWKAIQELDPEDRTIMREIRKAELELKKAQRKDYYKIVGVEKTATGDEIKKAYRKMAVKLHPDKNPGDPHAEEKFKDLQEAYECLSDPQKRAAYDNGDDLMDPNDMFGGGGMGGGMGGIDPEILFSMMGQQGGFGGGGFRSAGGFPGGGGGGAHFNFGGADPRQRGGFPGAGANDDDDDPWDSEDEDADFYDEEDEDEDGEEEENDDYATTSDEDLHPQSPRNGKLRDDIEQRRQDAHGRLVDAVRRYGKFFMAAAVLLPWQVVILILTLVGSAYICMKHIPFFGRKKPLSL, from the exons ATGAAGAACTTCTTTGGTAGCGGCAAGAAGCCAACGTCCTCCTccactcctcctcctcctctttccTCTACTAGGAAGTCCGCCACTTTCGAGGAGCGCGACCGTGAGAACTACGACCCGGCCGAACAACCTCCCGCATACTCggagccttcttctcctgcgaGAGCAAAGTCGCCTTCAAAGTCTTCAAAGAGACTATCTCGGCCCGCTTCTTACGCCGCCGAGTCCACAAAATCTTCCTCGCGCTCTTCTAGACTGTCGAGGCAATCTACAGACCCGGGCCACTCTCACTCCCATTCTTCCTCTCGTCGGCACAAATACGAGCCAGATACCCATCCGCTCAACCTCCCTCCCGAAGAACGAAAGCGATTATCCGCTCTCGCCGCTGCAATGAACGGTAACTCCATGGATGTCGACAGCGAGCCTGTTAATGGCGCTCGTTCAACTACTCCTCCCAACCCGAAAGCCCAGACCAACTTTTCCGTTCCTATTCCCAACGGCTCCAGTCATGATGACGGCGCCCCTCCGCCACCTCCTCACAAATCCAACCCTGGAAGCCCAACTATTACGCCTGAGGAAGATGCCGAAGCCTACAAGGCTGCTGGTAACCGGttcttcaaggagaagaactACTATAAGGCTATCGAGCAGTATAGCAAAG CTGTCGACCTCTTCCCCTTCTCCTCTACTTATCTAGGCAACCGAGCTGCTGCTTATATGTCTAATGGCCAATATGAGCATGCTCTCGAAGACTGCTCCAGAGCTGCCGATTATGATCCTCAGAATGCCAAGATTCTTCTGCGCTTGGCCCGTATCTATACTGCTATGGGCCGACCCGAGGAAGCCATGACAACCTTCAACCGCATTGAACCCCCACCATCTGCTAAGGACATGGCCCCTGCGAAGGAGATGTTGCATCATATTCAGTCAGCCCGTGATATTCTTGCACGTGGATCTGGATCTGGCATGTCCATGGTGCTTCATGCTCTTGATCTGGCGGAGCGCGGCCTGGGCCCTGGTGTCACCAAGCCCCGCAAGTGGCAGCTCATGCGTGGAGAGGCTTATCTATTAATGGGACGGGAAAACTCACTAGGAGAGGCGCAAAACATTGCTATGAACCTCCTCCGAAACAACAGCCAGGACCCAGAGGCTCTTGTTCTCCGAGGACGTGTTCTCTATGGTCAGGGCGAGAACGACAAGGCTATCCAGTTCTTCCGTATGGCTATTAACTGTGATCCTGATTTCCGTGATGCCGTCAAGTGGCTCAGGATTGTCCAAAGACTTGACCgcatgaaggaggagggcaACACCGACTTCAAGGCAGGTCGTCTACAACAAGCCATCGAGAAGTATACCAATGCTCTGGAAATTGACCCTTCCAATAAGAGTATGAACTCGAAGCTGTTGCAGAACCGGGCACAATGCaagatcaagctcaagcagtACGACGATGCCATCGCTGACTGTGAGCGGGCCATTAACCTTGACCCTGGTTACACAAAGGCCCGCAAGACCAAGGCCAATGCTTTGGGTGGTGCCGAGAGATGGGAGGATGCTGTTAAGGAGTGGAAGGCCATCCAGGAGCTCGATCCAGAGGACCGAACCATCATGCGTGAGATCCGCAAAGCGgagcttgagctcaagaaggcccAACGCAAGGACTACTATAAGatcgttggtgttgagaaaacCGCTACAGGtgacgagatcaagaaggcatATCGCAAGATGGCCGTTAAGCTCCACCCCGACAAGAACCCGGGCGACCCTCACGCCGAGgagaagttcaaggactTGCAGGAGGCTTACGAGTGCTTGAGCGACCCTCA GAAGCGTGCTGCTTACGATAACGGCGATGATCTTATGGACCCCAACGATATGTTCGGCGGTGGTGGCATGGGAGGAGGCATGGGTGGCATCGACCCGGAGATCCTCTTCAGCATGATGGGCCAGCAGGGCGGtttcggcggcggcggttTCCGATCTGCTGGAGGCTTCCCCGGCggtggtggcggcggcgCACACTTCAACTTTGGTGGTGCTGACCCCAGGCAGCGTGGAGGATTCCCCGGCG CCGGCGcgaatgatgacgatgacgacccATGGGatagtgaggatgaagatgcgGACTTCtatgacgaagaagacgaggatgaggatggcgaagaagaggaaaacgACGACTATGCAACCACCAGCGATGAGGACCTTCACCCACAGTCCCCCCGGAACGGTAAGCTCCGAGATGATATCGAACAGCGCCGCCAAGATGCCCATGGCCGGCTGGTAGATGCTGTACGACGATACGGCAAGTTCTTCATGGCGGCAGCTGTCTTGCTCCCTTGGCAAGTGGTGATACTCATTTTGACGCTGGTTGGTTCAGCATATATATGCATGAAGCACATTCCATTCTTTGGCAGGAAAAAGCCGTTATCGTTGTGA